The DNA sequence CTTGAGTCGATTATAACATGCGAAAGCTactatacattaattaatttttcttgtcaCTTGCTAGGAGTTGTTGTCTTCCTCCAATTCCTGTGACATAAGCTCTGGTTTGATATTTGGCAGGTGGGGAAAACTGATACCGTTATGGGACTTCCTAAAGCTCTCACAGAAAAATGCATACTCGAAGCCCTATAGTTGTAGTGGCCATAGATTCTCTGTCAAAACCCCTCGTGGGATGGAGCTGAATCTGTAATGTTTTCTACCAGCATTTCAAAGTGGTCTTCAAACCCTGTTCTGATACAAAACTACAGATTGTTTGGTCatcaatttttaatctaaacttATAGTTGAACTTTcaactttgttttttcttttccaaatcagTTGAACTTTCAACTTGAACCCACAGTATGTCTTATGTTTCCTGTTCACAAGGCTATGGGCTAAGCCTAACTTCAGGAAATGTATGACTATCTAATcttactcattaaaaaaaaaatgtatgactATATCTGTTGAGAAGTGACTTGAATCATGTTGATAAAATACCTCTTCAATTTGATTGCTCGAGCGACGTCTTAACCCATGAGTTCGCTCAACACCcgctcgacattcagctcgaACTGGATTCACTCGACACTCACTCAACAGTCAGCTCGAGCGGGATGTCAACCCGAGACTTTGCTCAACACCCACTCAACATATAGCTTGAGCGGGACACTAACCCTAATTGTATGTTGAGCGGGACACTAACCCTAATGTTCGCTCTAGTGCTGCTCAACTTTCGCAAGagcgaatattttttttagggctCTATGccatttaactatatatatatacatgttattcATTTGTATATTACTTTTGGGTAAAGCAGTCGTATATTAAAGAAAGAGTTAGAATCCTTTTGCTAACGGTCCTGAGAATTCATTAATTGTATTGGGACTTTAGGATTGTGAGGATTATGTTGTTGATCTCTTGTACTCCACCTTCGTTGGTAGTGAATTCATTCCGATCGACCTCGCCAGTGAACGTAGGCTCACATTaagtcgaaccacttaaatcttagTGTTATTTATGTGATTGTAGtattttcttattgtttttgtttctgctgCGATACTTCAAATTTACATTTTGTGGTTCCTGTggttttttatttctgtttaAACTTTTTTGCTGGCACCACTTGTTTATCTCGTGAAGAATTCAGGTGATCATTAATCAGTTTATTCATGGTGGAAGCCAAATTTTTTCGCTTTCTTAAGATTGTTGGTGTTGGGTACAAAGCTAGAGCTGAAGCTGAAGGACGCCTCTTGTTTCTCAAATTGGGATACAGTCATGAGGTTGAACTAACTGTCCCTCCGGCTGTCCATGTTTTCTGCTTCAAGAACAATGTAGTTTGTTGCACTGGAATTGATAAACAGAAAGTACACCAGTTTGCTGCTGCCGTTTGCAGCTGTAAGCCGCCCGAGGTGTACAAGGGCA is a window from the Juglans regia cultivar Chandler chromosome 7, Walnut 2.0, whole genome shotgun sequence genome containing:
- the LOC109005521 gene encoding 60S ribosomal protein L6, mitochondrial-like, yielding MVEAKFFRFLKIVGVGYKARAEAEGRLLFLKLGYSHEVELTVPPAVHVFCFKNNVVCCTGIDKQKVHQFAAAVCSCKPPEVYKGKGIMYVDEVIKKKQGKKSK